One window of Trinickia caryophylli genomic DNA carries:
- the ppsA gene encoding phosphoenolpyruvate synthase produces MTNAANVAKDQAYVVPFEQLRMTDVEIVGGKNASLGEMISQLAEAGVRVPTGFATTALAFRDFLKHNDLTERIAARLESLDIDDVKALAAAGAEIRQWIVDAPLQPRLEAGIREQFEVLQKSSPEELSFAVRSSATAEDLPDASFAGQQESYLNVVGIEDVLDRMKHVFASLYNDRAISYRVHKGFTHAEVALSAGVQRMVRSDVGAAGVMFTLDTESGFKDAVFITSSYGLGETVVQGAVNPDEFYVFKTTLAQGKYPIIRRSIGSKLIKMEFTKPGEPGRVKTVDVAHEQRNRFSITDEDVIELARYAVIIEQHYKRPMDIEWGKDGRDGKIFILQARPETVKSQNMGKIEQRFKLKGQSTVLATGRAIGQKIGAGPVRVIHDPAEMERVQPGDVLVADMTDPNWEPVMKRASAIVTNRGGRTCHAAIIARELGVPAVVGCGDATDVLKDGTLVTVSCAEGDEGKIYDGLLETEVTEIERGELPEIPVKIMMNVGNPQLAFDFAQLPNAGVGLARLEFIINNNIGVHPKAILEYPNVDTDLKKAVESVARGHASPRAFYVDKLTEGIATIAAAFYPRPVIVRLSDFKSNEYKKLIGGSRYEPDEENPMLGFRGASRYIAQDFAQAFEMECLALKRVREDMGLTNVEIMVPFVRTLKQAERVVGMLANFGLKRGENGLRLVMMCEIPSNAILAEQFLEYFDGFSIGSNDLTQLTLGLDRDSGMELLAADFDERDEAVKFLLKRAIETCRRLGKYVGICGQGPSDHPDFAQWLSDEGIASISLNPDTIIETWQALAKAAAK; encoded by the coding sequence TCGGCGAGATGATCAGCCAGCTGGCCGAGGCCGGCGTGCGCGTGCCCACTGGCTTCGCCACGACGGCGCTCGCCTTTCGCGACTTCCTGAAGCACAACGATCTGACCGAGCGCATTGCCGCTCGCCTCGAGTCGCTCGATATCGACGACGTGAAGGCGTTGGCTGCGGCCGGCGCCGAGATCCGTCAGTGGATCGTCGATGCGCCGCTGCAGCCGCGTCTCGAAGCCGGGATCCGCGAGCAGTTCGAGGTACTGCAAAAGAGCTCGCCCGAGGAGCTCTCGTTCGCCGTGCGTTCGTCGGCTACGGCCGAGGACTTGCCCGATGCCTCGTTCGCGGGGCAGCAGGAGTCCTATCTGAACGTGGTTGGCATCGAGGACGTGCTCGATCGCATGAAGCACGTGTTCGCGTCGCTCTATAACGACCGCGCTATCTCGTATCGCGTCCACAAGGGTTTCACGCACGCCGAAGTGGCGTTGTCGGCCGGCGTGCAGCGCATGGTCCGCTCCGACGTGGGCGCAGCCGGCGTCATGTTCACGCTCGACACCGAGTCGGGCTTCAAGGACGCCGTCTTCATCACCTCGAGCTATGGCCTGGGCGAAACCGTCGTGCAAGGCGCGGTGAATCCGGACGAGTTCTACGTTTTCAAGACGACGCTCGCGCAGGGCAAGTACCCGATCATTCGCCGCTCGATCGGCTCGAAGCTGATCAAAATGGAGTTCACGAAGCCGGGCGAGCCGGGCCGCGTGAAGACCGTGGACGTGGCGCACGAGCAGCGCAACCGCTTCTCGATCACCGATGAGGACGTGATCGAGCTTGCCAGGTACGCGGTGATCATCGAGCAGCATTACAAGCGCCCGATGGATATCGAGTGGGGCAAGGACGGCCGCGACGGCAAGATCTTCATCCTCCAGGCGCGTCCTGAAACGGTGAAGAGCCAGAACATGGGCAAGATCGAGCAGCGCTTCAAGCTCAAGGGCCAGTCGACCGTCCTGGCCACGGGCCGGGCCATTGGTCAGAAGATCGGTGCGGGCCCGGTGCGCGTGATTCACGATCCGGCCGAGATGGAGCGCGTGCAACCCGGCGACGTGCTCGTTGCCGACATGACCGACCCGAACTGGGAGCCGGTGATGAAGCGTGCTTCGGCAATCGTCACGAATCGCGGCGGGCGTACCTGCCACGCGGCGATCATTGCGCGCGAGCTCGGCGTGCCGGCGGTGGTCGGCTGTGGCGATGCCACCGACGTGCTGAAGGACGGCACGCTCGTGACCGTTTCGTGCGCCGAAGGCGACGAAGGCAAGATTTACGACGGCCTGCTCGAGACCGAAGTTACCGAGATCGAGCGTGGTGAGCTGCCCGAGATCCCGGTCAAGATCATGATGAACGTCGGCAATCCGCAGCTGGCGTTCGATTTCGCGCAATTGCCGAACGCAGGCGTGGGTCTCGCGCGGCTCGAGTTCATCATCAACAACAACATCGGCGTCCACCCGAAGGCGATTCTCGAGTACCCGAATGTCGACACCGATCTCAAAAAAGCCGTGGAGAGCGTCGCGCGTGGCCATGCCTCGCCGCGGGCGTTCTACGTCGACAAGCTGACCGAGGGTATTGCCACAATCGCGGCCGCGTTCTATCCGCGTCCCGTCATCGTGCGTCTTTCCGACTTCAAGTCGAACGAGTACAAGAAGCTGATCGGCGGCTCGCGTTACGAGCCGGACGAGGAAAATCCGATGCTCGGCTTCCGCGGCGCCTCGCGCTACATCGCGCAGGACTTCGCCCAGGCGTTCGAGATGGAGTGTCTCGCGCTCAAGCGCGTGCGCGAGGACATGGGGCTGACGAACGTCGAGATCATGGTGCCGTTCGTGCGTACGCTCAAGCAGGCCGAGCGCGTGGTGGGTATGCTCGCGAACTTCGGACTGAAGCGCGGCGAAAATGGCCTGCGCCTCGTGATGATGTGCGAGATTCCGTCGAACGCGATTCTGGCCGAGCAGTTCCTCGAGTACTTCGACGGCTTCTCGATCGGCTCGAACGACCTCACGCAGCTCACGCTCGGCCTCGATCGCGATTCGGGCATGGAACTGCTCGCGGCCGATTTCGACGAGCGCGACGAAGCGGTGAAGTTCCTGCTCAAGCGCGCGATCGAAACGTGCCGTCGTCTCGGCAAGTACGTCGGTATCTGCGGCCAGGGCCCATCGGATCACCCCGACTTCGCGCAATGGCTCAGTGACGAGGGTATTGCTTCGATTTCGCTGAATCCCGATACGATCATCGAGACCTGGCAGGCGCTCGCCAAGGCAGCGGCGAAATAA